CGGTCAGCCACCCGCTTTTGGGATGGTAGGCACCTGTATCGATATCCAGCCAGCCAGCCCCTTGGGCAATCGCACCGGGATTAACTTCCGGCAAGGTAAAGGTAATCGTGTGCCCGGTAATAATCAGCTTGTCTTGAAAGTACGGCTTTTCAATGCTGTGAAACTTTTCCCGAATCCAGCAGTATTCTTGCAGCGTTTGCTCGTCCAGGCTCAGTTCAGGATGCACACCCGCATGAACCAGCCATACATCGCCTAAATCGAGGTGAGTGGGTAAGGTATGGATCCAATTCAGATGCTCTAACAGGGTATCAATCGAGGTGTAGCTAGACAGAGTCGCCTGTCCGCCGCTGTAAATCCAGGCTTGTAGGGCTTGCGGGTGGATGCGATTGCCCGGAAACGCATCCAGGAGCAACTGTTCGTGGTTGCCGAGCAGAGAAGTATGCCCGCTATTCTTAACAAACTCAACCACCTGACAGCTTTTGGGGCCTCGGTCAATCAAGTCGCCCAGAAAATAAACGGAGTCAGAGTGTCCAGGGGCGATCGCCTCTAGTAGGCGCATTAGCCCATCGTAATGTCCGTGCACATCTCCGACTACAATTCGACGACCACCTGAAACGTTCATCCGACCCTTAACCTAAAATATACGTGATTTCAGGGAAAACCCCTGCTATCGAAATCAGCCCCTTCGACGCTTTGCTCAGCATTGCTTACCCTGAAACCCTAATGTCGTCAACAGAGTGAGCTTGCGCTTGCGCCGTGATGAACTTGCTGTACTTCTCCTATTCTGTGTCATTTTAGTTACTGCTACTTAAAGAAACAAAGGGTGTGGCATGAAAAGTTGGTAAACTATCGTAACAATTAATGCTTGGATTGATTAAGTATTTGTACGGTGATGCTGCTGCGATGGCTTACCCAGATTTGAACAGAGGGCATAATGGGGGCGATCGCTCGATGTCTGACTGCTCAAGTTACGGGTACTGCCCTATGGGAGTGAATTCGTTCACGGGGAGGCCGTCCTCTTGGTCTGCCTAAGAATGCCCAGTTTAAAGACTCAACGCTACAAGAAGATACAAAAGCATAACGTGCAATTCAGGCTTGTAACCTTGAAATGTCAGAATGCCAGGTACAGACAGGATGACAGGTACAGAGAAGCGATATCCAATGAA
The sequence above is drawn from the Synechococcales cyanobacterium T60_A2020_003 genome and encodes:
- a CDS encoding serine/threonine protein phosphatase; the encoded protein is MNVSGGRRIVVGDVHGHYDGLMRLLEAIAPGHSDSVYFLGDLIDRGPKSCQVVEFVKNSGHTSLLGNHEQLLLDAFPGNRIHPQALQAWIYSGGQATLSSYTSIDTLLEHLNWIHTLPTHLDLGDVWLVHAGVHPELSLDEQTLQEYCWIREKFHSIEKPYFQDKLIITGHTITFTLPEVNPGAIAQGAGWLDIDTGAYHPKSGWLTGLDITNQVVYQVNVFQPLQRVLPLVEAINTVEPTKVIHRRRQMMQYQ